The window GCGTGGGTGGCCACGGCGGCGTATCTCCCTGTTCGGGAACGCGCGATAACCTGAAAACCTTGCAATCCTGCTAAATTGCGGATGTGACGAGATTGGACGTGGAGCGCCTACCCCATGGCCTCCAGCACATCCTCCAACCGCGCCGGATCGCCCAGTGCGAGAATGGTCCCGTCGCTATCCGCGTCCAGCGGATTGCCCTGCCAATCGCTCACAGTGCCGCCCGCGCCTTCCACGATCGGAACAAGAGCCGCGTAATCGTAGATTTCCAGTCCGGCCTCGCACACCACATCCAGATGGCCGCCCGCGAGCAGGCCATAATTATAGCAGTCCCCGCCATAGACGATGGTGCCCTGCCGCTCGTTGCCGCCGACCTTGGCCGCCAGCTTCATATACGGGTCGGCCTGCTGCGAGGTGAAATAATGCGGGCTGCTGGTGGCGAGAACCGCCTGATCGAGCGATGGACAGGAACGCGCGCGAACAGGGTCCTGGTTCAGCGTCGTGCCTTCGCCAATCACCCCGGCCCAGCGCTCGCCCGCAATTGGCTGGTCGATAATGCCCAGGACCGGCCAGCCGTCCTGCAACAACGCAATCAGGGTGCCGAAGATCGGGCGTCCGGCCATGAACGAAATGGTGCCGTCGATCGGATCGAGCACCCATTGCCGCCCGGCGGCTTCATTGCTGCGCCCGTATTCCTCGCCGATGATGCCGTCATCGGGACGTTCGGATTCCAGAATAGCGCGCATGGCAGCTTCCGCCGCCCGGTCTACCTCGGTTACGGGAGAAGCATCGTGCTTGCGCTCATGTTCGAACGCCCCGCGGAATTTGGGCCGGATGGCTGCCCCAGCCGCCTCTGCCAGCCGGTTCGCCAATGCGAGTTCGGCAGCATATGCCATATCAGTCGAACAGGCTGGAAACGCTGCTTTCGTCGGCGATGCGGCGTACCGCCTCGCCGATCAGCGGGGCGATGGTGAGGTATCGGATGCGCTGCGAATCGGTGGCGGCATCGGTCGCGCGAATGGTGTCGGTGATGACCAGTTCCTTCAGCGCGCTGGCGTCGATCCGCGCCACGGCCCCACCCGACAGCACACCGTGCGTAATATAGGCTGCCACGCTTTTCGCGCCCTTGTCGAGCAATGCCTGAGCTGCGTTGCAGAGCGTGCCACCCGAATCGACGATGTCGTCGATCATGATGCAGGCGCGGTCCTTCACGTCGCCGATGATATTCATCACTTCGCTTTCGCCGGCACGTTCACGGCGTTTGTCGACAATAGCCAGCGGGGCATTGTCCAACCGCTTGGCAAGCGCGCGCGCGCGCACCACACCGCCCACATCGGGGGAAACGACCATCAGATCCTGATCGCCATATCGCGCCTGGATATCAGCCGCCATGACGGGCGCTGCGTACAGATTGTCTGTCGGGATATCGAAGAAGCCCTGTATCTGGCCAGCGTGCAGGTCGACAGACAACACGCGGTCGGCACCAGCCTGCGTTATCAGGTTCGCCACCAGCTTCGCCGAAATCGGTGTGCGAGGGCCCGGTTTGCGGTCCTGCCGGGCATATCCGAAATACGGCACCACGGCGGTAATCCGCTTGGCCGAGGCGCGGCGCAGCGCGTCGATCCCGATCAGCAGTTCCATTAGATTGTCATTCGCCGGGAAGCTGGTCGACTGCATGATGAACACGTCTTCGCCGCGAACGTTCTCGTGGATTTCCACGAAGATTTCCTCATCCGCAAACCGCCGCACGCTGGCGTCGGTCAACGGAATTTCGAGATAGCCTGCAATGGCACGGGCAAGCGGCAGGTTGGCGTTGCCGGACATCAATTTCATCAGCAGGTTCCGTTCTTGAGCGCCAGATTCGGGGCCGGGGGCGCCATATCGCAGCGGATTGCAAACCCGCCGAGCGATTGCAACCACCGGCCGGTTTAGATTGTGGAGGTATTCAGGATCGCAGGACCAAGTCCTTGAATTAACCGACCCGGTGTTCCCCGCGTACCCAGCGCACAGTGCCGCTGCTGGCGCGCATCACGACGCTCTCGGTCGTCATCACCCCGCCGCGCTTGCGCTTCACGCCATCCAGCAACGAGCCCGATGTCACACCGGTCGCGGCAAAAATGCAGTCCCCGCTGGCCAGCTCCTCCAGCTTGTAGATCCGGTCGAAATCCGCATCCGCGATGCCCCATTTGCGGGCGCGCTCCTTTTCTTCTTCGTTGCGGAACACCAGCCGCCCGTTGAATTGCCCACCGACGCAGCGCAGGGCCGCCGCGGCCAAAACGCCTTCAGGCGCACCGCCCTGCCCCATATACATGTCGATCGTGGTATCTTCATCGGTGGTGGCGATCACGCCCGCCACATCGCCATCACCGATCAGCACCACGCCGCAACCGATACCGCGCAGTTCGGCAATGATGTCCGCATGACGCGGGCGGTCGAGCACGCAGACGATGATATCCTTGGGTTGCACACCCTTGGCGGCAGCCACCGCCTCGACATTTTGCGTCGGCGTCTTGGCCAGGCTGATGACGCCTTCGGGATAGCCCGGACCAACGGCGATCTTGTCCATGTAGGTATCGGGCGCATTGAGCAGCCCGCCCTTTTCTGCAGCGGCCAGTACGGCAAGCGCATTTGGCCCCGCCTTGGCAGTGATCGTGGTGCCTTCCAGCGGGTCCAGCGCGATATCGATACGCGGGCCTTTGCCCGGTGCGCCGCCGACTTTCTCGCCGATATACAGCATGGGCGCCTCGTCCCGCTCGCCCTCACCGATGACTACGGTTCCGTCCATGTACAACTCGTCGAACGCCTTGCGCATGGCTTCCACGGCAGCAGCGTCGGCGGCCTTTTCGTCGCCCCGGCCGATCAGTTCGGACGCAGCGATGGCGGCGGCTTCCGTGACGCGCACCATCTCCAACACCAGAACCCGGTCAAGCACCGAGGATGCGGCCGGTTTGGCGCTATTCTTGGTCATATCATTCATAAGTTATTCAGTCCCATTGGCGTGTGTCGGCGCTTAACCAAGGGGACGGGGCTTGTCGACCAGAACACCGATATGGGCGGCAGTTGTATCGGCATTGGTCGGTCTGGCTCCCGCCGTTGCGATGGCGCAGGACGAGCCGCCGCCAATCGCCCCATCCCCCGGTGAGCGAACTCCACCAGATCGATCGCCGCCGTTACGTATCGATATCCTCGTGCCGATGCCGCATCCGGACGACCGGCTGCCC of the Alteripontixanthobacter maritimus genome contains:
- a CDS encoding inositol monophosphatase family protein, which gives rise to MAYAAELALANRLAEAAGAAIRPKFRGAFEHERKHDASPVTEVDRAAEAAMRAILESERPDDGIIGEEYGRSNEAAGRQWVLDPIDGTISFMAGRPIFGTLIALLQDGWPVLGIIDQPIAGERWAGVIGEGTTLNQDPVRARSCPSLDQAVLATSSPHYFTSQQADPYMKLAAKVGGNERQGTIVYGGDCYNYGLLAGGHLDVVCEAGLEIYDYAALVPIVEGAGGTVSDWQGNPLDADSDGTILALGDPARLEDVLEAMG
- a CDS encoding ribose-phosphate pyrophosphokinase, encoding MKLMSGNANLPLARAIAGYLEIPLTDASVRRFADEEIFVEIHENVRGEDVFIMQSTSFPANDNLMELLIGIDALRRASAKRITAVVPYFGYARQDRKPGPRTPISAKLVANLITQAGADRVLSVDLHAGQIQGFFDIPTDNLYAAPVMAADIQARYGDQDLMVVSPDVGGVVRARALAKRLDNAPLAIVDKRRERAGESEVMNIIGDVKDRACIMIDDIVDSGGTLCNAAQALLDKGAKSVAAYITHGVLSGGAVARIDASALKELVITDTIRATDAATDSQRIRYLTIAPLIGEAVRRIADESSVSSLFD
- the glpX gene encoding class II fructose-bisphosphatase → MTKNSAKPAASSVLDRVLVLEMVRVTEAAAIAASELIGRGDEKAADAAAVEAMRKAFDELYMDGTVVIGEGERDEAPMLYIGEKVGGAPGKGPRIDIALDPLEGTTITAKAGPNALAVLAAAEKGGLLNAPDTYMDKIAVGPGYPEGVISLAKTPTQNVEAVAAAKGVQPKDIIVCVLDRPRHADIIAELRGIGCGVVLIGDGDVAGVIATTDEDTTIDMYMGQGGAPEGVLAAAALRCVGGQFNGRLVFRNEEEKERARKWGIADADFDRIYKLEELASGDCIFAATGVTSGSLLDGVKRKRGGVMTTESVVMRASSGTVRWVRGEHRVG